Within the Solwaraspora sp. WMMA2056 genome, the region GGCTGTCGGGCGGCGGCTGGCGCAGCTGCCGGTGGATCCCCGGCTGGGCCGGATGGTGCTCGCGGCCGAGGGCAACGGCTGCGTCGACGAGGTGTCGGTGATCGCCGCCGCGTTGTCCATCCAGGATCCCCGGGAGCGGCCGGCGGAGCAGAAACCCCAGGCCGATCAGGCGCACGCCCGGTTCGCCGATCCGGAGTCGGACTTCGTCGCCCTGCTCAACCTGTGGCGCCACCTGCGGGAGCAGCAGCGGGAACGCTCCGGCAGCGCGTTCCGGCGGATGTGCCGGGCCGAGTTCCTCAACTACCTGCGGGTCCGTGAGTGGCAGGACATCCACAGCCAGATCCGGCAGGTGCTGCGGTCGATGAACGTGCCGGTCGACCGGGGCGGTGAGCCGGCCGCGCCGGCCGCCGTACACCAGTCGTTGCTGGCCGGTCTGCTGTCGCACGTCGGGGTGAAGGACCCGGCCAAGCCGGAGTACTTGGGTGCCCGGGGAGCCAAGTTCGCGATCTTCCCCGGCTCGGCGCTGGCCCGCAGACCACCCCGCTGGGTGATGGCGGCCGAGCTGGTCGAGACGTCCCGGCTGTGGGCCCGTACGGTCGCCAAGGTCGAACCGGAGTGGGTCGAGGCGCTCGCCGGTCACCTGGTGAAACGCTCGTACAGCGAGCCGCACTGGGAGAAGAAGCAGGCGGCGGTGATGGCCTACGAGAAGGTCACCCTGTACGGCGTACCGCTGGCCGCCGGCCGCAAGGTCACCTTCGGCCGGGTCGACCCGGTGCTGAGTCGGGAGCTGTTCATCCGGCACGCCCTGGTCGAGGGCGACTGGCACACCCCGCACCGGTTCTTCCACGACAACCGGGCACTGCTCGACGAGGTCGGTGAGCTGGAGGAACGGGTCCGCCGGCGGGACATCGTGGTCGACGACGAGACCCTCTACGAGTTCTACGACCAGCGGCTGCCCGCCGACGTGGTCTCCGGTCGGCACTTCGACTCCTGGTGGAAGAAGGCCCGCCGGGACCGGCCCGACCTGCTCACCTTCGACCGGGACATGCTGGTCAACCAGGGCAAGGGCCGGGTCGACCCGGCCGACTACCCCGACGAGTGGCACTCCGACGGGATGGCGTTGCCGCTGACGTACCGGTTCGAGCCGGGCTCGGCCGTCGACGGGGTCAGCGTCGACGTGCCGTTGGCGATGCTCAACCAGGTCTCCGACGACAGCTTCGACTGGCACGTGCCCGGCCTGCGCGAGGAGCTGGTCATCGCGTTGATCCGGTCGCTGCCGAAGCAGTTGCGCCGCAACTTCGTACCGGTGCCGGATTTCGCCCGCGCGGCGCTGGCCGCCATCACCCCGGGTGCCGAGCCGTTGCTGGACGCGCTGGCCCGGCAGCTGCGCCGGATGACCGGGGTGGTCGTGCCGCACGACGCCTGGGATCTGACCAGGCTGCCGGCGCATCTGCGGGTGACGTTCCGGGTGGTGGACACCGACGGTAAGCCGGTCGCCGAGGGCAAGGACCTCGCGGCGCTGCGCCGGCAGCTGACCACCGAGGTCCGCAAGGTGGTGGCCGCCGCCGCGCCGGACGTGGAGCGCCGGGGGTTGCGGGACTGGAGCATCGGCACCCTGGCCCGCAGCGTCGAGCAGGACCGGGCCGGCTACCGGGTCACCGCGTACCCGGGGCTGGTCGACGAGGGTGACTCGGTGGCGGTCCGGGTCTTCGACCGGGCCGCCGCCCGGGACCGGTCGATGTGGGCGGGCACCCGGCGGCTGCTGCTGATCACCCTGCCGTCGCCGGCGAAGTTCGTCGCCGGCCGGCTGTCCAACCAGGACAAGTTGGCGTTGAGTCGCAACCCGTACCGCAACGTGGTGGAGCTGCTGGAGGACTGCGCCGGGGCGGCGGTCGACAAGCTGATGGCCGACGCGGGCGGGCCGGCCTGGGACGCCGACGGCTTCGCGGCGCTGCGCGAGCAGGTCCGCGCCGGGCTGGTCGACACCACCGTCGAGGTGGTCAACCGGGTACGCCGGGTGCTGGCGGCGGCGCACGACGTGCAGCAGCGACTCGGGCGTACCACCGACCTGGCCCTGGTCGCGGCGCTGACCGACATCCGCGACCAGCTCGCCGCGCTGGTCTTCCCGGGGTTCGTGACGGTCACCGGGTACGCGCGGCTGGCGGACCTGCCCCGCTATCTGACCGCGATCGACCGCCGGTTGGAGAAGCTGCCGCAGAATCCGCGCCGGGACCGCGACCAGCAGGCGAGGATCGACACGGTACGCCGGGAGTACCAGCAACTGCTCGACGGGCTGCCGCCGGCCCGGCATCACACCGAGGCCGCCCGGCAGATCCGTTGGATGATCGAGGAGCTGCGGGTGAACGTGTTCGCCCAGGCGCTGGGCACCCCGTACCCGGTGTCGGAGCAGCGGATCTACCGGATGATGGACGAGGCGGAAACGGCGGACTGAGCCGTCGGGTGATCCGGCCCGCCGACGCCAGGGCGGCGGCGACGGCTCAGTCGTCGCTGATTCGTCAGTCGCGTTGCAGGGTGAACACGGAGGCACCGGCGACGACGTCGATGTCGTACCGGTCGGTCGCGTCGGCGAAGCCACGGCCGGTGAAGACCGCTCCGGGGGCGACACCACCGCGCTGACGGTCATCGAGGGTCACGTCGCCGGCGCCGGCACCGAAGCTGACCCGGGCCGGCGGACCGTCCGGGGCGCTGACCACGAACTGGTTGGCGCCGCCGGTCATCCGTACCGTCATCGTGCCGTCGGGTGCCGGCAGTGCCAGGTCGATCCGGGCCGCCCCGCCGACGATGTCGACGCCGTCGAGGTCGGCGGCGGTCAGGTCGATCGCGTGCTGGGCGACGCCGCCGGTGAGGCGCAGCTGCCAGCGGACCGCCGAGTTCAGCTGGATGTCGACGACGCCGGGTCCGGTCTGCCCACTGGGCACCAGGTGCAGCTGGATCCGGCTGTCGTCGTCAGCGATGATCCGTGGCTGCACGTCGGCATCGATCGGGGTGCTCACCCGGTACAGTTCGTCGCCGAGGTCGACCGCCCGGATATTGACCGTGGTGGTGCCGCTGACCAGGTCGAACTCGGCTTCCTGCAGGTCGCCGCGCGGGCCGGTGACCAGTCGTTCGGTGGCCGGGGCCGTCTCGACCGGGTCGCCGTCGTCGACCGCTCCCGGTGCGGGTGCGCCGCCGGCGGCTGAGTCCGGGGCGGCGGGGGCGGGCTGCGCGTCGGCGGTCGGGCCACCGCCGCCACCGCCGCGCGTTTGCATCAGGTTGGCACCGGCCACGGCGGCCACCAGGAACAGGGCGAGCAGACCGGTCAGCAGCAGGGCGAACCGCCGGGGGCGGCGACGTGCGGTCGGCGGCCCGTCCGGTGGACCGGTCGGCGGCGTCCAGTCCGGGGCCGTCCAGCTCGGCGAGGCCCCGTACGCCGGGTCGTCGCGATGGTCGGACTCGCCGCCGTCGGGCCAGTCGCCGGACCCGTCGGGTCCACGGGCGTCGGCGGCGGCGTCGCCGGAGCCACGGTCGAAGAACGGTACGGCCGGGGCGACCGGCTCGGGCCGGTCCAACTCCCGGGCCAGCCACGGCGGCGGTGGGAGCAGCCGGGGCGGCCCGGTCACCGTGTCGTCGCCGGACAGTGGCGGAAGGTGGTCCTCGGCCGGATCACCGGCGTCGCTGGGCGGGCGGCCCGGCCAGGCCCCGTCGGGCCGGTACGGCGCGGAGTTGCCCGGCTCGGCCAGCGGGACCGTCGGGCCGCCGGACGACCCGGACGACCCGGACGGCTCCGGACGGTCGACCGGACCGAGTTCGATCGCTGCGGGCTGCGCCCCCTGTGCCGGTCGCTGCATGACGGGCCCTCCTCGGCTCGCGGGCACCATGCACCGAGGTGCCCACCCGGAGGTACGCAGCCGACCGCCGGACGGATCGATCGCAGCGGAAGAAATCGCGACGAGCAGCCCGGGGGCACCCGCTTCGTGTCCACCTCCGGACACTGCGTGTATGAACTCTACATTGGATCGGTCCGGCTGTCCGACGAACCCGTTGTGCCACAGTGTCTGTCGAGCTGACCTAACACTCAGTTGTCACCCATACTGAACGGCAGGGTCCGTCCACCCCCCACGCACGCGACGCGGCCCGGAGGGATGATCATGCACATCGAGGTCGGTACGGACGTTCCCGCCGAGCTGACCGAGGCGACCTGGCGCTTGTACACCGACGCATTCGACGAACTGCGGGTGACCGCGGTGCAACGGCACGTCATGGACCGCGTCGAGTTCGACCACGTCATCAGTGACAAACGGGTGCTGAAGTACCTCGGGCGGGACCCGGGTCGCCCGGACGAACTGGCCGCGCTCGCGACCTTCACCAACGAGCTCGACGCGATGCCACTGATCTCACCGGACTACTTCGCGCACCACTGGCCACAGCTGTACGCCGAGAAACGCATCTGGTACATCGGGTTCTTCGCCATCCACCCGGCGAGCCGTGGCTGCGGGATCTTCGAGTCGGTGATCGCCGACATGTGGCAGCGGGTACGCGCCTGCGACGGCATCGCCGCGCTGGACATCTGCCGCCGCAACGACGAGATCGGGCTCGGTAGGGCGATCCACCAGACACTGACGTCGTTGACCGCCGGCACCGGGGCCCGGCGGCTCGACGAACAGACGTTCTGGCTCTACGAGCCGCCGCCGCGGCCCTGAGTCGGCTCCGCCGCTGCCATCGGCTCCGGCTCCGCGGTCGCCATCGGCTCTGCCCGGCCGACCTCCGCCGGGCCGACCTCCGCCGACCAGAGGTGGACGAACTCCTGTGGCTCCACCGGTTCCCCCCAGAGTCTGCCCTGGCCGTACAGCACGCCGAGGACCGCGAGCACGCTCTGCTGCAGCGGCGTCTCGACGCCCTCGGCGACCACGGTGAGGTGCAGCGCGCTGCTCATCGCGACGACCGCCCGGACGATCTCCTCATCCTTGGCGCTCGCCCCGAGCCCGGCCACGAACGCACGGTCCACCTTCACCCCGGTCACCGGATGGCTCCGCAGGTAGCCGAGCGCCGAGAAGCCGGTGCCGAAATCGTCGACGACGATGCGGATGCCGCGCTGGCGCAGGTCGGACAGGACCTGGCCGGTGGCGCTGGTCGGGTCGATCATCACCGACTCGGTGATCTCCAGCACCACCGCCGACGCCGGTACGTCGTACCGGGCCAGGCAGTCGTCCAGCGCCCGGGACAGCCCGGGGTCGCGCAACTGCCGGGGTGACACATTGATCGACATCCAGAAGTCGGCGTCGACCGTGCCGTCGGCGCGCCACTGCGCGACCTGATGCAGCGCACGGTCGAGCACCCAGCGCCCGATCGGTCCGATCAGCCCGGTGTCCTCGGCCATCGGGATGAACACCGCCGGCGACACCGGCCCGCGCTCGGGATGCTCCCAACGCAGCAACGCCTCCGCCCCGATCAGGGCACCGCTTTCCAGATCGACGATCGGCTGGTACGCCAACCGCAGGTCGTCCTGCGCGAGCGCCGTCCGCAGCGCCTGCTCGATGTCGACCCGTTCCCGGACCCGTTCGTGCATCGACGCGTCGAACATCACCCACCGGCCCCGGCCGTCGGCCTTGGCCTGGTACATGGCGGTGTCGGCGTCGCGCAGCAGCGCGTCGGCGGACACCGGCGGGTCGGCGCGGACGCCGGCGGGGCCCAGTTCGGTCCCGGCGATACCCACCGATGCGGTGATCACCGCCTCGACCTGGCGGATCTGCAGTGGCGTGTTCACACAGTCGATGATCCGGTCGGCCACCGTGAGCGCGTCCGAGCGGTCACCCAGGTGGACCACGACGAACTCGTCGCCGCCGACCCGGGCGACCATCGCCGCCGGGGGCAGCGCCGCGCGCAGCCGGCCCGCCACCTCGGCGATCAGCTGGTCGCCGGCGTGGTGCCCCCAGGAATCGTTGACCAGCTTGAAGCCGTCGAGGTCGAGGAAGAACACCCAGATCCACGTCCGGTTCGCCGGACGCGTGGTCAGCAGCCGACGGACCTCGGCGGCGAGCATCAACCGGTTGGGCAGGCCGGTGAGCGGATCGTGGGTGGCCCGGTGCTCGTAGCGACGCTGCGCGGCGGCATAGCCCTGCACGGCGGAGACCGCCCGCATCATCAGCAGTACCACCATCGCCGCGCCGCCGACCCCGAGCACCAGCCGGTCGGTGGCGGACCGGCCGGAGACGAAGACCGTCAACAGGAACGGTGCGGCCAACGCCGGACCGATCAGCAGCAGCCGCTGCCAGGACCACGCCTGCACCGGCAGCGGGGCGGCCCGGCCGAGCTCGACCACCGACGGGTGCAGCGCCGCCGCGCCGATGAGCAGGAAGCCGACCAGGAACGGCAGGTCCAGCAGGCGGGAGCCGGTCAGCTGGCCGGAGACCCCGATGATGGCGTACAGCACGTCACCGAGCAGCAGGCAGCTCATCGAGGCGACCAGCAACAGGTAGCTGGCCCGCCGCGCGGCGGTGGTGAAGGCCAGACTGACCAGCAGCAGGACGAGGATCACGTCGAAGATCGGGTACAGCGCGGCGAGGGCCGACACCAACGCCGGACGGCCGGTGATGCTGCCGGCCGGTACCGCCAGCAGCAGCACCGAACACAGGGCGGCACCGATGAAGACGATCAGCCCGTCGATGACCGCGTGGGACGGCAGTCGGCCCCGGGTGCGCAGCAGCCCCGCCAACCCGAGCAGCATGAACAGGTAGCCGGGCACCGTCGCGGCGTCCGCCGCCAGCGCGTACGTCCCGTCCTGGCCGACCGCCCACGGCCGTGCCAGCGCGCCGGTGAGGAAGCAGACACACGCGGCGGCGAGCAACGCCCAGGCCAGTCGCGGTCGGGCACCGTGCCAGCGGGGTCCCACCACCACAGCCGCGGCCCCGCCCACCCCAGCGACGACGAACGCTGAGCCGTGAATCAGTGGGGAGTCGACGACGCCGTACAGCACGGCCGCCACGGCGCCGACGACGAGCAGGGCCAGCGCCGGCAACGACGAACAGGCGCGGGTCGTCCCCGGCGCGGCGGGTCGCACCACGATGGCCCCTGCGCACATGTCATCCACCGGCTGATTCGTCAAACAGGCGCACACCATACCAAGCCCGCTGCGGACCTGCCCTGGTCAGGAACACGTGCCGGCACGGTCGGACCGGTCAGCCGCGACGACGGCGGCTGTTTAGCGGTCGACGGCGCGGGAGACATGTCCCGCCGTGCCTGCCACCCCACCTGCGCCCGGCCGGCTGCCGTCGCTGACCGGGCTACGGGCCGCCGCCCTGCTGGTCTTCGGCGTGCACGCGTACTCGTTCATCCCGCTCGCGGACCCGCAGGACGTGTGGTGGGCCGGCCTGCTGTTCGACGCCGGCGACCTCGGGGTGTCGTTCTTCTTTGTCCTGTCCGGCTTCGTGCTCACCTGGTCGGTCCGTTCCGGTCACCGGCCCGGACGCTTCCTGCGCAACCGGATCGTCCGGGTCTATCCGGCGCATCTGGTGGCGCTGGGTCTGGCGCTGGTCGGGCTGGTGGTGACCGCCCGGACACCGGACTCCTGGCCACAGCTGCTGGCCAGCTCGGCCCTGCTGGTGCACGCCTGGCATCCCTCGGACGTCTACTACCTGGGGATCAACCCGGTCACCTGGTCACTTTCCTGCGAAATCGCCTTCTACCTGGCGTTTCCCCTGCTGTACGCCGGGTTGCGGCGACTCCGTACCGGCGCGTTGCGGGTGGCCGCCATCGTGGTGCCACTCGCCGTGTGGTCGATGCCGCTGGTGGCGCAGGCTCTCGTCGCCGCCGAGCACCGCCGGTGGTTCGTCTACGTCTTCCCACCGGTACGGATGCTGGAGTTCCTGCTCGGCATCGTGCTGGCGTTGCTGGTGCTGCGCGGTGCCTGGCGAGGGCCGGCGCTCCCGCTGGCGACGGCGCTGTGGGTGGTCAACTACCTCGCCGTCGGGTGGCTGCCGGCCGCTGCGCGCGACACCGCCGCGACGATCGTCACGATCGGCCTGCTGGTGCCGGCGGCAGCCCTGGCCGACCTGGGCGGTCGGCGGTCGGTGTGGCGGGACCGGCTCGCGGTGCACCTGGGCGAGGTGTCGTACGCCTTCTTCCTGGTGCACATGGTGGTGATCATCAGCGTGATGCACCTCCTCGGCCGGGACCGGGTCTTCCCGGCCGGGCAGGCGGTCGCCCTGGCGGTGGCGTTCCTGGTCGGGTCCTACCTGCTGGCGGTGCCGCTGCACCGCTGGGTGGAGCGGCCGGCGATGCGG harbors:
- the hrpA gene encoding ATP-dependent RNA helicase HrpA translates to MNPPSPAPNPAGLLTLLPELTLRDEQRLRRRLDGVRKVRDPQARQAALGEIAASIAAAQQAVQRRRDAVPQVSYPAGLPVSERADDIAAAIRDHQVVIVAGETGSGKTTQIPKICLELGRGVRGLIGHTQPRRLAARTVADRIAEELGITLGDVVGYKVRFNDQVGGQTLVKLMTDGILLAELQHDKMLRQYDTLIIDEAHERSLNIDFILGYLKQLLPRRPDLKVVITSATIDPQRFADHFSEPGRPPVPMVEVSGRTYPVEVRYRPLLRETVDPDDPDATPGTVTLDQVDGISAAVEELADEGPGDILVFLSGEREIRDAADALGKLVANRPRLRDTEILPLYARLSAAEQHRIFQPHPGRRVVLATNVAETSLTVPGIKYVIDPGTARISRYSNRLKVQRLPIEPVSQASANQRKGRCGRTSDGICIRLYDEADFESRPEFTDPEILRTNLASVILQMTAIGLGDIAAFPFVEPPDRRQITDGVALLHELGAIEPPAPGLPPRLTAVGRRLAQLPVDPRLGRMVLAAEGNGCVDEVSVIAAALSIQDPRERPAEQKPQADQAHARFADPESDFVALLNLWRHLREQQRERSGSAFRRMCRAEFLNYLRVREWQDIHSQIRQVLRSMNVPVDRGGEPAAPAAVHQSLLAGLLSHVGVKDPAKPEYLGARGAKFAIFPGSALARRPPRWVMAAELVETSRLWARTVAKVEPEWVEALAGHLVKRSYSEPHWEKKQAAVMAYEKVTLYGVPLAAGRKVTFGRVDPVLSRELFIRHALVEGDWHTPHRFFHDNRALLDEVGELEERVRRRDIVVDDETLYEFYDQRLPADVVSGRHFDSWWKKARRDRPDLLTFDRDMLVNQGKGRVDPADYPDEWHSDGMALPLTYRFEPGSAVDGVSVDVPLAMLNQVSDDSFDWHVPGLREELVIALIRSLPKQLRRNFVPVPDFARAALAAITPGAEPLLDALARQLRRMTGVVVPHDAWDLTRLPAHLRVTFRVVDTDGKPVAEGKDLAALRRQLTTEVRKVVAAAAPDVERRGLRDWSIGTLARSVEQDRAGYRVTAYPGLVDEGDSVAVRVFDRAAARDRSMWAGTRRLLLITLPSPAKFVAGRLSNQDKLALSRNPYRNVVELLEDCAGAAVDKLMADAGGPAWDADGFAALREQVRAGLVDTTVEVVNRVRRVLAAAHDVQQRLGRTTDLALVAALTDIRDQLAALVFPGFVTVTGYARLADLPRYLTAIDRRLEKLPQNPRRDRDQQARIDTVRREYQQLLDGLPPARHHTEAARQIRWMIEELRVNVFAQALGTPYPVSEQRIYRMMDEAETAD
- a CDS encoding EAL domain-containing protein produces the protein MCAGAIVVRPAAPGTTRACSSLPALALLVVGAVAAVLYGVVDSPLIHGSAFVVAGVGGAAAVVVGPRWHGARPRLAWALLAAACVCFLTGALARPWAVGQDGTYALAADAATVPGYLFMLLGLAGLLRTRGRLPSHAVIDGLIVFIGAALCSVLLLAVPAGSITGRPALVSALAALYPIFDVILVLLLVSLAFTTAARRASYLLLVASMSCLLLGDVLYAIIGVSGQLTGSRLLDLPFLVGFLLIGAAALHPSVVELGRAAPLPVQAWSWQRLLLIGPALAAPFLLTVFVSGRSATDRLVLGVGGAAMVVLLMMRAVSAVQGYAAAQRRYEHRATHDPLTGLPNRLMLAAEVRRLLTTRPANRTWIWVFFLDLDGFKLVNDSWGHHAGDQLIAEVAGRLRAALPPAAMVARVGGDEFVVVHLGDRSDALTVADRIIDCVNTPLQIRQVEAVITASVGIAGTELGPAGVRADPPVSADALLRDADTAMYQAKADGRGRWVMFDASMHERVRERVDIEQALRTALAQDDLRLAYQPIVDLESGALIGAEALLRWEHPERGPVSPAVFIPMAEDTGLIGPIGRWVLDRALHQVAQWRADGTVDADFWMSINVSPRQLRDPGLSRALDDCLARYDVPASAVVLEITESVMIDPTSATGQVLSDLRQRGIRIVVDDFGTGFSALGYLRSHPVTGVKVDRAFVAGLGASAKDEEIVRAVVAMSSALHLTVVAEGVETPLQQSVLAVLGVLYGQGRLWGEPVEPQEFVHLWSAEVGPAEVGRAEPMATAEPEPMAAAEPTQGRGGGS
- a CDS encoding acyltransferase, giving the protein MPATPPAPGRLPSLTGLRAAALLVFGVHAYSFIPLADPQDVWWAGLLFDAGDLGVSFFFVLSGFVLTWSVRSGHRPGRFLRNRIVRVYPAHLVALGLALVGLVVTARTPDSWPQLLASSALLVHAWHPSDVYYLGINPVTWSLSCEIAFYLAFPLLYAGLRRLRTGALRVAAIVVPLAVWSMPLVAQALVAAEHRRWFVYVFPPVRMLEFLLGIVLALLVLRGAWRGPALPLATALWVVNYLAVGWLPAAARDTAATIVTIGLLVPAAALADLGGRRSVWRDRLAVHLGEVSYAFFLVHMVVIISVMHLLGRDRVFPAGQAVALAVAFLVGSYLLAVPLHRWVERPAMRLARQRGERTRGVPAGAGRPG